In Deinococcus aerophilus, the genomic stretch CGCGCCGCAGTCTGCTCTGACTCGCCGCCCGGGGCGTCCGCCATAAGCATGAGCCGGGCGCTAGCATGACCGGCGAACGATCATGACGCCGCACACCACCCCTCCTTCCCCGTCTGCCGACCTCTCCCGCCTGTTCCGGCCAGTGGTGAGGGCCGCCGGACAGGCCATCACCGAGTACCAGATGATCGAGGACGGCGACCGCGTGATGGTCTGCCTGAGCGGCGGCAAGGACAGCTACACACTGCTGGATGTGCTGCTGCACCTGCAAAAGCGGGCGCCGGTGCGCTTTGATCTCGTGGCGGTCAACCTGGACCAGGGCCAGCCGGGGTTCCCCAAACACGTGCTGCCCGACTATCTGGGGGCTCTGGGCGTGGAGCACAGCATTCTGGAGCGCGACACCCACAGCGTGGTCCAGGCCAAGACCCGGCCCGGCCAGACCACCTGCGCGCTGTGCAGCCGCCTGCGCCGGGGCCACCTGTACGCGCACGCCCGGCGGCTGGGAGCCACGAAGATCGCGCTGGGCCACCACCGTGAGGACCTGCTGGAAACGCTGTTCATGAACATGTTCTTCGGCGCCCGGCTCAAGGCCATGGCCCCGCGCCTGACCAGCGACGACGGCAGCAACGTGGTGATTCGTCCGCTGGCCTACGTCGCCGAGGCAGACATCGTGCGTTACGCCAACGCCCGCGCCTTTCCGATCATTCCGTGCACACTGTGCGGCGCTCAGCCCAACCTCCAGCGCGAGGTGGTGGGCCGCATGCTCGCCGACTGGGAGCGTGAGCATCCAGGCCGCCTGAACAACATCCTGCGCTCGCTGGGCCGCGTGACCCCCAGTCACCTGCTGGACCGCGACCTCTTCGACTTCGCCGGGACCGGGGCGGGCGGAGACACGGCCTTTGATAGAGAGGACTTCGCGGAGCGGGAATTTCTGGTGGAGCTAGAAGGCCTGCCGGTGCTGGACTAGCGCGGCAATCCTCACGCCTTCTACTGCCCCTCCAGCACCTCGGCCGCCGCCCGTTCCCCACTCTCGACCGCGCCGTCCATGTAGTTCATCCACACCCGGGCGGTTTCGGCGCCCGCCCAGTGAATCCGGCCCACCGGGGCGCGCAACGCCTCGCCGTGGCCGGTCCACACGCCGGGGCCGAACAGCGCGCCGTAACAGCCGCCGCTGAAGGGTTCGGCGGTCCAGTCGCGCTGCACGGTCTCGGTGGGGGTCAGGGCCTCATCCCCGAACAGGCGGGCCAGGCTGTGCAGGGCGGCCTCCCGGCGCTCGGCCTCGCCCATGTCCATCAGGCCGCGGGCCTCACTTCCCTCGATAAAGCCCAGCAGCACGCCCGGCGACCCCTGCGGCGGGCTGTTGTCAAAGGTCACCGTGACCGGCCCGGTATCGCTGATCGCCATGCCGCTCAGTCCCTGCCCACGCCAGAAGGGCCGCTCATAGACGGCCATGAACTTGATCACCGTGCCCATCGGCAGCCTCTGCTGCAACTGTGCGCGGCGGGCGGGCAGCGGGGGGGCGAAGGGCAGCCCGGAGAGCAGCGTGGGCGGCACAGCGATGATGACGCGCCCGGCACGGTGCGCTCCGGCCGGGGTGTGCAGCGTGACGCCCTCCTTGTCCTGCTCGACGCGGGCCACCGGGGAGTCCAGTCTCACGTCCTCCAGGTCGTCGGCCAGCCGCTGCGCGATTCCGCCCGCGCCGCCCAGCACCCGGTCCTGCAGGGCGTGGCCGCGCGTCAGGGTGTGGCCGTTGATGCCGCCGCCGTGCGCCGTATAGGCCAGGGCGTGCAGCAGGCTCAGCTCGGCGGGGTCGGCGCTGAAGACTGCCCCGGCGTACAGCCGCATCAGCGCACGGACCTGCGGCGTGCAGGCGTTCTTGCCGATCCAGGTGTCGAAGGTCTGCGCGTCCAGCTCGGCAGCGTCCGGGGCGGTCCAGGGAGCCTCCAGCGGAATGGTCCGCGCCAGCGCCTCGAATCTGTGGGACAGCAGCGCGTAGTCGGCCAGCACCAGCGGCGGCAGCGGAGGAATCAGGCCCCGGTAGCGCAGCAGCCTGCCGCCAATCAGCGCCAGATTCTGCCCCTCATCATGGGTCGGGTACACCTCCAGCCCCAACTCCCGGATCAGGGCCATCACATGCGGCTGGTTGGGCCCGACCCACTGCCCGCCCATGTCCACGCTCAGGCCGGTAGCGGGCAAGCGCAGCGTGTGCGTGCGCCCGCCGACCCGCTCCCGGGCTTCCAGCACCCGCACCCGCCGCCCCGCCCCACTCAGCCGCCGCGCCGCCGTCAACCCCGCCAGTCCCGCTCCCACCACGATGACGTCCGGGTTCACGCTGTCTGGAATCATGAATCAGGGTAGCAAGTGCGGGCCGCAAGACAGGGAAACACGTATGGGGGGAGGCCGTGCGCGGAGCCCGCTGCCTCCCCCTGCCCATCGGCCGGCCTCCACCTGTCTACCCTTTCCCCCGGCCCTGCCTCCACCCTCCCCTATGCTCCCCCCATGAGCGCGTCGCGAATTCCAAGCGGGTCAGGGAAGCTCACCTGACAGCCGCCGCGCTGCCCGTGAAGCCTCCCCCGCCCACGCTGCGGGGGCTTTTTTGTTTCACTCCCCGGAGGCCCCACCCATGACCCAGACCCAGGACTTCACCCCCGGAACCATGGACGCGATGGACGTGCTGCGGCTGGCCCTCACCGGCAAGGTGTACGGCGCGGCCATCGAGACGCCCATCAGCGAGGCGCCCGGCCTCAGCGAACGGACCGGCAACCGCGTGCTGCTCAAGCGCGAGGATCAGCAGCCCATCTTTTCTTTCAAGCTGCGCGGGGCGTACAACAAGATGGCCCAGCTCACGGCGGTGGAGCGAGAACGCGGCGTGATCTGCGCCTCGGCGGGCAACCACGCGCAGGGGGTGGCCTTTGCGGCGCAGAAATTGGGGCTGCGGGCGGTGATCGTGATGCCCGCGACGACCCCCGAGATCAAGGTGCAGGCGTGCCGGGCACGCGGGGCCGAGGTGGTGCTGTACGGCGACAGTTTCAGCGACGCGGAATCCCACGCCTACGGACTGCAAAAGGAGCGGGGGCTGACCTTCGTGCATCCCTACGACGATCCGCTGGTGCTCGCCGGCCAGGCCACGGTGGCGCTGGAACTGCTGCGGCAGGTGGCAACGGAGGGCGGGTACACCGTGTTCGTGCCGGTGGGCGGCGGCGGATTGATCGCGGGCGTGGCGAGCGTGATCAAGGCGCTGCGCCCCGACGTGCGGGTGGTGGGCGTGGAACCCGACGACAGCGACGCGATGTACCAGAGCCTGCAGGCGGGTGCGCGGGTGCGGCTGGACTCGGTGGGCATCTTTGTGGACGGGGTGGCCGTCAAGCAGGTGGGGGCCTACACCTTCGACCTGACGCGGCGCTACGTGGACGACTGGGTGCGGGTGGACACCGACGGAGTGTGTGCGGCCATCAAGGACGTGTTCGACGACACGCGGGCCGTGATGGAGCCGGCCGGGGCGCTGGCGGTGGCCGGCCTCAAGAAGTACGCCGCCGAGCATGGGCTGCGGGACGAGACCCTGGTGGCCCTGACCTGCGGCGCCAACGTCAACTTTGACCGTCTGCGCCACGTTTCCGAGCGCGCCGAGATCGGCGAGCAGCGCGAGGCCATCCTCGCGGTCACCATTCCCGAGCGGCCCGGCGCCTTTCGCGAGTTCATCGAGGTGGTCGGTGCCCGCACCATCACCGAGTTCAACTACCGCTACGCGCCGCGCGCCGAGGCGCAGATCTTCGTGGGCGTGCAGCTCTCGCAGGCCTCGCAGCGCGGAGAACTGATGGACACCCTGATCTCGCGCGGCTACTCGGTCACTGACCTGACCGGCGACGAGCTGGCCAAGGTCCACGTGCGCCACATGGTGGGGGGCCGCGCGCCCGAGGCCGAGGGCGAGCGGGTCTACTCGTTTACCTTTCCCGAGCGGCCCGGCGCCCTGCTGGAATTCCTGACCCACCTGCATGGGCGCTGGAACATCAGCCTGTTTCACTACCGCAACCACGGCAGCTCGCACGGGCGGGTGCTGGCCGGCATTCAGGTGCCCGAGGGGGACGGAGCCGACTTCGCCGCCTTTCTGCGCGGCCTGGGCTACCCGGCGAGCGAGATGACCCACAACCCGGCGTACCGGCTGTTCCTAACGTGAATCTCGGCAAGCCACAGCCGTAAGGCCGGCAGGATCACAGAGAAACGCCGGCCCTTTGGAACAGGAAGGACAGCACAGCAAAACGGACGCCCGGAGCATTGCCCGGCATCCGTCTTTGGCGGGGGCTTAGCGGTAGCGCAGCGCTTCCATCACTTCTTCCACCAGTTCCACGGTGTCGCCGCGCCCGGCGGAGGTCGCCACATGGGCCTCCAGGTGACCGCGCAGCACCACCCCACCCGCGCCGCTGAGCGCTCCCTGCACCGCCTTGATCTGCCGCAGCACATCCACGCAGTACGCCTCGGGATCGTCCAGCATGCGCACGATGCTGTCCAGATGCCCGCGCGCGATGCTCAGGCGGCGGCTGGCCCGCCGGCGGGCGTCCTCGGGCATGCACAGCTTGCCCTGGGGGGTGCAGTGGGGCGCGGGCGCTTCGCTCAACCGGCAACCCGGGCCGCGTAGCCTTCCTCGGCCACGGCCGTGATCATGGCCCCGGCGTCGGCGTCGCCGTGAACGGTAGCCTTGCCCTCCGTGAGGTCCACCTGCACCTCGTGAACCCCCGTGACATTCCTCAGGGCCTGCTCCACGGCCTTCACGCAGTGCCCGCAGGTCATGCCCTCGACTTTCAGTTCGGTGATCATGGTATTGGTCATGGGAGAAGTATAGACCCCCGGGGGGAGGGCTTCAAGATTCCGGCATGTCGAAGAAATTGAGAAGCCAGACAAACTCTTCATGACCACTTCATTTTCGGAGGTATGGGACGGGGATTTGGATGTAGGTGCCTCCTCCACCTTCAGCATCCCCCCAGGGGGGATAGGGCTCAGACACGGCGACGAAAACCCTCACCCTGGGTGCCGGTGGGCTGCCCTGTGCCGCCTGCGGGAGCCGGATAGAACGCGGGCTGAAGCGGGTCGAAGACGTACAGGAGGCCGCCTGAGCCCTGCATTCTGGCGGCCGCTACAGCAGGCGGCACTCCACGGCCTTCAGCACGGCGCGGGTGCGGTCGCGGACGCCCATCTTGGACAGGATGTTGGATACGTAGCCCTTGATGGTGCCCTCGGTGGTGGTGATCAGCCCGGCGATCTCCCGGTTGCTGAATCCGCCTGCCATCAGGCGCAGAACCTCCTGTTCACGGCCCGTCAGGGTAATGGAGTCCGCCAGGTCCTCCTCGCGCCCGGGCCGCCACTCGTCCAGGCCGCGCTGAAGCTGATCGGTCAGGGTCGGCTGAAGCCAGCGCCCCCCGCCCGCAACGGTGCGGATGGCCTGCAGCAGCACGGGCAAGGAGACGTCCTTGAGCAGGTAGCCCCGGGCGCCCAGCCCCACCGCCGAGAGCAGCAGTTCCTCGTCGTCGAAGGTGGTCAGGATCAGGGTGGGCACCGGCGCGTGGCCCTGGGTGCGCGCCTGCTCGCCCAGCGCCCGCAGCACGCCCAGGCCGTCCAGCCGGGGCATGCGGTAATCCAGCAGCAGCACGTCTGGCCGGGCCTCCGGCACAGTCGTCAGGGCCTGCTCGCCGTTCTCGGCCTCCGCGACCACGGTCATGTCTCCGGCCAGGGCGAGCATGCTGCACAGGCCCTGACGCACCAGGGTCTGGTCCTCAACGATGCAGATCCGGATCATGGAGCGCCTCCTGTGGCGTGAGGGACGGTGGCGTGGGGAGAGGAGCCGGGCAGCGGCAGGCGGGCGAACAGTTCCAGCGGCTCGCCGGGCCGCACCCGCACCTCCAGGCTTCCCCCGACGCTTTCCAGACGTTCGCGCATGCCGGTCAGGCCACAGCCGGGGGTGAAGTGCCGCGCAACGTGGCCGTCATCGCGGGCATGCAGGGTCAGCTGCCTTGCCCCGCTGCTGTCCGGGCCACCGCCGAATGTCAGCCACACCTGCCGCGCTCCGGCGTGGCGCAGGGCGTTGGTCAGGATTTCCTGCACGGTTCGCAGCAGCACCTGTGACTGCACGGGACACGGCACGCTGAAGCCGGACGGAAAGGTCAGATGCACCGGCACAGACACGGTCTGACTCAGCGCCTCGATCTCGGCGCGGACGTCGCAGGTGGCTGTTTCCCGCATGCCGCGCACGGCGGCCCGCACGTCGCCCAGCAGCATGCGGGCCAGCTCGGCAGCCTGCTCTACCGGCGGTCGGGCCGCCCCCGGCAGATCCCGGTGCAGGGCGACCTGCAGGTTCATGCCCAGCGCGGTCAGGTGGTGGCCCATCAGGTCGTGCAGCTCACGGGAGATCTGCAGGCGCTCGGCCTGCCGGCTGGCCTGGCCCAGCAGGGCGCGGGTGGCGCGCAGTTCCGCCACCACCGCGGCCAGCTGCTGCCGGGCCTGGATCTCGCGCACGGCGGTCTGCCCGGTGGTCACGGCGAACAGCTGAAAACACAGGTAGCCGGTGCCGTACGACCAAGCGTCCGAGACACTCCAGTAGCTCAGAAACACGCTCAGCAGCGCTACGGTCTGTGCGCCCACCCACACCAGTGCCCAGCGAACGGGCACGAGAATGCCCACCTGCGCAGCGGTCAGCAGCAGCAGGCCGGCCAGCACGCTGTTGCCGTCCAGCAACTGGTTGGCCTGCAGCGCCAGCACCGATTCCAGCGCCACCAGTTGCAGCGCCCGCCGCCGCCACCTGGGCCGGTCCTGCACCACGGTCACCGTCAGAAACGCGGCCAGGAATCCCAGCATGGCCGCGCCCCACGGCAGCAGTTCCTCGGGGGTCAGGCCCTCACGGCTGGGGGGAGCCAGTAGTGAGTTGGCGGCCAGGGCAGTCCACAGCAGAATTCCGGTCCAGCCCATGCCACGCCGGAGTTCGGTCAAAGAGGGATCGGAGGTTCCCAGAGACGGCGCACCGGGAAACAGCGGCCCGCGCCGATGTGCTGGGGAACCGGGGGAAGACGCCGGCGGAGGAAGCAAAACCGTCATGGGTGGCCTCGGCAGAGGGAAGTGGACAGGCGGCGCGGCTGAAGACGGGAAAGCGGAAGAACGCTGGGTTGCGGTGGTGGACTCCCTGACTGTAAGCGCCGCGTTTCCCCGTGGAGGCCTGTCTGCACCCGGTTCAAGTCGAGCGGCGGGGCAGCGAGGCAGGCCGC encodes the following:
- a CDS encoding sensor histidine kinase, whose product is MTELRRGMGWTGILLWTALAANSLLAPPSREGLTPEELLPWGAAMLGFLAAFLTVTVVQDRPRWRRRALQLVALESVLALQANQLLDGNSVLAGLLLLTAAQVGILVPVRWALVWVGAQTVALLSVFLSYWSVSDAWSYGTGYLCFQLFAVTTGQTAVREIQARQQLAAVVAELRATRALLGQASRQAERLQISRELHDLMGHHLTALGMNLQVALHRDLPGAARPPVEQAAELARMLLGDVRAAVRGMRETATCDVRAEIEALSQTVSVPVHLTFPSGFSVPCPVQSQVLLRTVQEILTNALRHAGARQVWLTFGGGPDSSGARQLTLHARDDGHVARHFTPGCGLTGMRERLESVGGSLEVRVRPGEPLELFARLPLPGSSPHATVPHATGGAP
- a CDS encoding flavin monoamine oxidase family protein — protein: MIPDSVNPDVIVVGAGLAGLTAARRLSGAGRRVRVLEARERVGGRTHTLRLPATGLSVDMGGQWVGPNQPHVMALIRELGLEVYPTHDEGQNLALIGGRLLRYRGLIPPLPPLVLADYALLSHRFEALARTIPLEAPWTAPDAAELDAQTFDTWIGKNACTPQVRALMRLYAGAVFSADPAELSLLHALAYTAHGGGINGHTLTRGHALQDRVLGGAGGIAQRLADDLEDVRLDSPVARVEQDKEGVTLHTPAGAHRAGRVIIAVPPTLLSGLPFAPPLPARRAQLQQRLPMGTVIKFMAVYERPFWRGQGLSGMAISDTGPVTVTFDNSPPQGSPGVLLGFIEGSEARGLMDMGEAERREAALHSLARLFGDEALTPTETVQRDWTAEPFSGGCYGALFGPGVWTGHGEALRAPVGRIHWAGAETARVWMNYMDGAVESGERAAAEVLEGQ
- a CDS encoding response regulator; amino-acid sequence: MIRICIVEDQTLVRQGLCSMLALAGDMTVVAEAENGEQALTTVPEARPDVLLLDYRMPRLDGLGVLRALGEQARTQGHAPVPTLILTTFDDEELLLSAVGLGARGYLLKDVSLPVLLQAIRTVAGGGRWLQPTLTDQLQRGLDEWRPGREEDLADSITLTGREQEVLRLMAGGFSNREIAGLITTTEGTIKGYVSNILSKMGVRDRTRAVLKAVECRLL
- a CDS encoding CopZ family metallochaperone — protein: MTNTMITELKVEGMTCGHCVKAVEQALRNVTGVHEVQVDLTEGKATVHGDADAGAMITAVAEEGYAARVAG
- a CDS encoding metal-sensitive transcriptional regulator, which gives rise to MPEDARRRASRRLSIARGHLDSIVRMLDDPEAYCVDVLRQIKAVQGALSGAGGVVLRGHLEAHVATSAGRGDTVELVEEVMEALRYR
- the ttcA gene encoding tRNA 2-thiocytidine(32) synthetase TtcA; the encoded protein is MTPHTTPPSPSADLSRLFRPVVRAAGQAITEYQMIEDGDRVMVCLSGGKDSYTLLDVLLHLQKRAPVRFDLVAVNLDQGQPGFPKHVLPDYLGALGVEHSILERDTHSVVQAKTRPGQTTCALCSRLRRGHLYAHARRLGATKIALGHHREDLLETLFMNMFFGARLKAMAPRLTSDDGSNVVIRPLAYVAEADIVRYANARAFPIIPCTLCGAQPNLQREVVGRMLADWEREHPGRLNNILRSLGRVTPSHLLDRDLFDFAGTGAGGDTAFDREDFAEREFLVELEGLPVLD
- the ilvA gene encoding threonine ammonia-lyase, biosynthetic → MTQTQDFTPGTMDAMDVLRLALTGKVYGAAIETPISEAPGLSERTGNRVLLKREDQQPIFSFKLRGAYNKMAQLTAVERERGVICASAGNHAQGVAFAAQKLGLRAVIVMPATTPEIKVQACRARGAEVVLYGDSFSDAESHAYGLQKERGLTFVHPYDDPLVLAGQATVALELLRQVATEGGYTVFVPVGGGGLIAGVASVIKALRPDVRVVGVEPDDSDAMYQSLQAGARVRLDSVGIFVDGVAVKQVGAYTFDLTRRYVDDWVRVDTDGVCAAIKDVFDDTRAVMEPAGALAVAGLKKYAAEHGLRDETLVALTCGANVNFDRLRHVSERAEIGEQREAILAVTIPERPGAFREFIEVVGARTITEFNYRYAPRAEAQIFVGVQLSQASQRGELMDTLISRGYSVTDLTGDELAKVHVRHMVGGRAPEAEGERVYSFTFPERPGALLEFLTHLHGRWNISLFHYRNHGSSHGRVLAGIQVPEGDGADFAAFLRGLGYPASEMTHNPAYRLFLT